Proteins from one Amycolatopsis benzoatilytica AK 16/65 genomic window:
- a CDS encoding ABC transporter permease, with translation MPLPAGRVWRELLRRPAARVGLALAVLLAAAALVGPLLTADPDLPDYTDQLAAPSAAHWLGTDQAGRDLLARTLAGARTSLGAALLVMAIAGAVGLLVGTFAGAVGGLVDTVLTRTTDVLLGLPSLVLTLAVVGMLGPGYWNLVFAMAATSWAGIARLARSTARGSAQRPDAIAARMAGVGPVRCVLGHVVPGVANQVLVAVTLGLGEAVLALGGLSFLGLGAQPPTAEWGTMLATGRETFAYAPWQLLGPGLGLVLSVAAATLVSDALRDVTDPGRRV, from the coding sequence GTGCCACTGCCAGCCGGGCGGGTGTGGCGGGAGCTGCTGCGCCGTCCCGCCGCGCGGGTCGGGCTGGCGCTGGCCGTCCTGCTCGCCGCCGCGGCGCTCGTGGGGCCGCTGCTCACTGCCGACCCGGACCTGCCCGACTACACCGACCAGCTCGCTGCCCCGAGCGCCGCGCACTGGCTGGGCACCGATCAGGCCGGCCGGGACCTGCTGGCCCGCACCCTCGCCGGCGCCCGCACCTCGCTAGGCGCCGCCCTGCTCGTCATGGCGATCGCCGGTGCGGTCGGTCTGCTCGTCGGGACGTTCGCCGGGGCGGTCGGCGGGCTCGTCGACACCGTGCTCACCCGCACGACCGACGTCCTGCTGGGGCTGCCGTCGCTGGTGCTGACCCTCGCGGTGGTCGGAATGCTGGGGCCCGGCTACTGGAACCTCGTATTCGCGATGGCCGCGACGAGCTGGGCCGGGATCGCCCGGCTCGCCCGCAGCACGGCCCGCGGCAGCGCGCAACGCCCCGACGCCATAGCCGCCCGGATGGCCGGGGTCGGGCCGGTCCGCTGCGTGCTCGGGCACGTCGTGCCCGGAGTGGCCAATCAGGTGCTCGTGGCGGTGACACTGGGTCTGGGCGAAGCGGTCCTCGCGCTCGGCGGGCTGTCGTTCCTCGGCCTCGGCGCCCAGCCGCCCACGGCCGAGTGGGGCACTATGCTCGCGACCGGTCGGGAGACCTTCGCCTACGCCCCGTGGCAGCTGCTCGGGCCCGGGCTGGGGCTCGTGCTGTCGGTCGCCGCGGCCACCCTCGTCAGCGACGCGCTGCGCGATGTCACCGACCCGGGGCGGCGCGTGTGA
- a CDS encoding ABC transporter ATP-binding protein, translating into MTAPLVIEDLTVVYPNGHRALEGLDLRVGEGKRCAVVGRSGSGKTTLVRAVLGLLPPGTHTTGSVRVGGREVLDAPEPMLRELRGLVVGYVPQDPFAACDPLRTVGHHVREAWAAHRRRPPASAITDALRAVAIDDPERRARHHPHQWSGGMLQRATIVAGTAHAPLLTLADEPTSALDAELADEVLDLICRRGSALLLISHDLALIARHAHKVLMLDQGRTVGHGPTATLLRASTTAMTPPPGAATTPRPRAVPPRSGSIVAEVRGITRRYGNGAASVTAVDNVTLRLHAGEIIGVVGRSGSGKSTLAHLLAGMERPDSGTVHLDGRDAWTGRRTLRPGFVMPIFQDPMTTLDRRWPLWRTLTEPLLARGDRLPRAHRRDHAAQALAGVGLADIDIDRLPGSLSLGQAQRVAIARALAAQPALLIADEPTASLDVTAATAISAVLRRIADEGTALLVVSHDEARLSSYADRIVRMTDGRLTDGGTHAHAAAG; encoded by the coding sequence GTGACCGCCCCGCTGGTGATCGAGGACCTCACGGTCGTCTACCCCAACGGCCACCGTGCGCTCGAAGGCCTCGACCTGCGCGTCGGCGAGGGCAAGCGCTGCGCCGTCGTCGGCCGTTCGGGCAGCGGCAAGACCACCCTGGTGCGCGCCGTCCTCGGGCTGCTCCCACCCGGCACCCACACCACCGGCAGCGTCCGGGTCGGCGGACGCGAGGTGCTCGACGCCCCCGAACCGATGCTGCGGGAGCTACGAGGGCTCGTCGTCGGCTACGTGCCGCAGGACCCCTTTGCCGCCTGCGACCCGTTGCGCACGGTCGGCCACCACGTCCGCGAGGCCTGGGCCGCCCACCGGCGGCGGCCACCCGCCAGCGCCATCACCGACGCGTTGCGGGCCGTCGCCATCGACGATCCCGAGCGGCGCGCCCGCCACCACCCCCACCAGTGGTCAGGCGGCATGCTGCAGCGCGCCACCATCGTCGCCGGCACTGCGCACGCGCCCCTGCTCACCCTGGCCGACGAGCCGACGAGCGCGCTCGACGCCGAGCTGGCAGACGAGGTGCTCGACCTGATCTGCCGCCGCGGCAGCGCGCTGCTGCTGATCAGCCACGACCTCGCGCTGATCGCCCGACACGCGCACAAGGTGCTGATGCTCGATCAGGGCCGGACCGTGGGTCACGGGCCGACAGCGACTCTGCTTCGCGCCTCAACCACGGCCATGACCCCGCCGCCGGGCGCGGCCACGACACCACGGCCGCGCGCGGTGCCGCCCAGATCCGGGTCGATCGTTGCCGAAGTTCGGGGCATCACCCGCCGGTACGGGAACGGCGCGGCGAGTGTCACCGCCGTCGACAACGTGACGCTGCGCCTGCACGCCGGCGAGATCATCGGGGTGGTCGGCCGCTCCGGCTCGGGCAAATCGACGCTGGCCCACCTGCTCGCGGGGATGGAACGACCCGACTCCGGCACCGTGCACCTGGACGGCCGGGACGCCTGGACGGGGCGGCGCACCCTACGACCCGGGTTCGTCATGCCGATCTTCCAGGACCCTATGACGACCCTGGACCGGCGCTGGCCGCTGTGGCGCACACTCACCGAGCCCCTCCTCGCCCGCGGGGACCGGCTGCCCCGCGCCCACCGACGCGACCACGCGGCACAAGCCCTGGCCGGGGTCGGGCTTGCCGACATCGACATCGACCGGCTACCCGGAAGTCTGTCACTCGGCCAGGCCCAGCGGGTTGCGATCGCCCGAGCCCTGGCCGCCCAGCCCGCGCTGCTCATCGCCGACGAACCCACTGCAAGCCTCGACGTCACCGCCGCCACTGCGATCAGCGCCGTGCTGCGGCGGATTGCCGACGAAGGCACGGCCCTGCTCGTCGTGAGCCACGACGAGGCTCGCCTGTCCAGCTACGCCGACCGCATCGTCCGCATGACAGACGGTCGCCTTACCGACGGAGGAACCCATGCCCACGCCGCCGCCGGCTGA
- a CDS encoding (2Fe-2S) ferredoxin domain-containing protein: MPTPPPADRVLLLVARPTPSGIDEQSLKRLAAAVAERTDRPVRVAHLDQTEPTIHDALDDAVAAEAAGVLVVPLTIPDDRYLATWIARAVANWRETRGHQLDIRTAATPTSLPAIADALAGLAETEGRAVTAAPGGFRSPAWSTLEIPDRHLLVCGGPRCTVYGAGATHRTLTEATRGSTTQVTPIGCIGPCNLGPLVIDHPSGHWHQHVATLRAADLANDAQPDPARLTTS; encoded by the coding sequence ATGCCCACGCCGCCGCCGGCTGATCGGGTGCTGCTGCTCGTGGCCCGTCCCACACCGTCCGGGATCGACGAGCAGTCGCTCAAGCGCCTGGCAGCCGCAGTGGCCGAGCGCACCGACCGACCGGTCCGCGTCGCGCACCTCGACCAAACCGAACCCACAATCCACGATGCACTCGACGACGCCGTCGCCGCCGAAGCGGCCGGTGTACTCGTCGTCCCGCTGACCATCCCTGACGACCGCTACCTCGCCACCTGGATCGCTCGAGCCGTAGCGAACTGGCGGGAAACCCGCGGCCACCAACTCGACATCCGGACAGCCGCCACACCCACCTCGCTGCCCGCGATCGCCGACGCGCTCGCCGGGCTCGCCGAGACCGAAGGGCGAGCGGTCACCGCCGCCCCAGGCGGGTTCCGCAGCCCCGCATGGTCAACACTCGAGATTCCCGACCGCCACCTCCTGGTCTGCGGCGGACCACGCTGCACCGTCTACGGCGCCGGAGCCACCCATCGCACTCTGACCGAGGCGACCCGAGGCTCCACGACGCAGGTCACCCCCATCGGCTGCATCGGGCCGTGCAACCTCGGGCCACTGGTCATCGACCACCCGAGCGGGCACTGGCACCAGCACGTCGCCACCCTCCGGGCAGCCGACCTCGCCAACGACGCGCAGCCCGACCCCGCCCGTCTCACAACTTCCTAA
- a CDS encoding recombinase family protein: MSQKSTITVSRTVALVKHPRPGTPVVHAAPQRDDLLLAEPAATSGLLIGYSRVSTRGQLLDRQVDALTAAGCSRIFTDTMSGAKVERPELAACLDYVRPGDVVVVLRLDRFGRSLSDLIELIGLLRRRGVGFHSLHEALDTTTPGGRLVFHVFAALAEFIREMIVEGTHEGLAAARTRGQRLGRPPALSVEQIRQARALLARPDESVASIARLLGVSRSTLYRHVPELAAAGRPALLGPSHGSEDDA, encoded by the coding sequence GTGTCGCAGAAGTCCACCATCACCGTTTCTCGTACGGTCGCGCTCGTGAAGCACCCCAGGCCGGGGACGCCGGTCGTCCATGCCGCGCCACAACGAGACGATCTGCTACTGGCAGAACCGGCAGCCACATCCGGTCTGCTGATCGGGTACAGCCGTGTCTCCACGCGCGGGCAGCTGCTCGACCGTCAGGTTGACGCCCTTACTGCCGCAGGCTGCTCGCGGATCTTCACCGACACCATGTCCGGGGCGAAGGTCGAGCGCCCCGAACTCGCCGCGTGCCTTGACTATGTCCGGCCCGGCGACGTCGTCGTCGTGCTGCGGCTCGACCGGTTCGGCCGGTCGCTGTCCGACCTGATCGAGCTCATCGGGCTGCTGCGCCGACGCGGCGTCGGCTTCCACTCCCTGCACGAGGCGCTCGACACCACCACCCCGGGGGGACGGCTGGTCTTCCACGTGTTCGCCGCCCTGGCGGAGTTCATCCGCGAGATGATCGTCGAAGGCACCCACGAGGGCCTGGCCGCTGCGCGCACCCGAGGACAGCGCCTCGGGCGGCCACCGGCGCTGTCGGTCGAGCAGATCCGGCAGGCCCGCGCGCTGCTCGCCCGGCCCGACGAGTCCGTCGCGTCCATCGCGCGTCTGCTCGGCGTCTCCCGCTCGACCCTGTACCGCCACGTGCCTGAGCTCGCCGCAGCCGGCCGGCCAGCCCTGCTGGGCCCCTCTCACGGATCGGAGGACGACGCGTGA
- a CDS encoding transposase family protein: MVAVGQVPVHGARHDAHAYAASGLAERLRDLPSVADLGYVGVEGIDTVPYKRFPGIDLRPNQIEFNTSLSAMRAAVEHAIAHLRPGGCSAKKAAATARRSANTRAWSKPS; the protein is encoded by the coding sequence CTGGTCGCGGTCGGCCAGGTCCCGGTTCATGGTGCCCGACACGACGCGCACGCTTACGCCGCGTCGGGGTTGGCCGAGCGCCTCCGCGATCTCCCGTCCGTCGCCGACCTCGGCTACGTCGGGGTCGAGGGAATCGACACCGTCCCGTACAAGCGATTCCCCGGCATCGACCTCCGCCCGAACCAGATCGAGTTCAACACCTCCCTCAGTGCAATGCGGGCCGCGGTTGAACACGCCATCGCTCATCTAAGACCTGGCGGATGCTCAGCGAAGAAGGCGGCCGCTACCGCGCGCCGATCAGCAAATACGCGAGCGTGGTCAAAGCCATCGTAG
- a CDS encoding glycosyl hydrolase family 17 protein, whose product MIIRIKRCFRVVLVACTLVAIVPATDVHAAPQALVMPMFGGAAWSARQQDGSCITTEEATVRLNALKQVERLAQTVSTTFPTSGCDTLRNLVPAAEATGLKVNVVLFASEDQFRWEVSALENLIRAFGSDWINTVSVGYETLYGNQLRPHVLAEMIYEVKGMVQIKYRADVPVGTSEPWTSWVDGANAGVSGVCDFVGLNVFPHRQGKPIDQGLTTLQHAVYATREATSGKPLVVTETGWPSAGPTFGEAVASLENQEKYFNEAVPWLLQEKIPYVWFSGWDEPGDEQDFGVFLPDGTAKFPLTR is encoded by the coding sequence ATGATCATCCGAATCAAGCGGTGCTTTCGCGTGGTGCTGGTCGCCTGCACCCTTGTCGCGATAGTGCCAGCCACCGACGTGCATGCGGCGCCCCAGGCATTGGTCATGCCGATGTTCGGCGGGGCAGCATGGAGCGCTCGACAGCAGGACGGCTCCTGCATAACCACCGAGGAGGCAACAGTGCGGCTCAACGCGCTGAAGCAGGTCGAACGCCTCGCGCAGACAGTCAGCACAACGTTCCCCACGAGCGGCTGCGACACGCTGAGGAACCTTGTGCCCGCCGCCGAGGCAACCGGACTCAAGGTCAATGTTGTCCTATTCGCGAGCGAGGACCAATTCCGTTGGGAGGTGAGCGCGCTGGAAAACTTGATCCGGGCTTTTGGGTCCGACTGGATCAACACCGTCTCGGTGGGCTACGAAACCCTCTACGGCAACCAGCTCCGCCCACATGTCCTCGCCGAGATGATCTATGAGGTCAAGGGCATGGTGCAAATCAAATACCGTGCTGATGTTCCGGTCGGCACGTCCGAACCCTGGACATCCTGGGTCGACGGGGCGAACGCTGGCGTGAGCGGGGTGTGCGACTTCGTCGGGCTGAACGTCTTCCCCCACAGGCAAGGCAAACCCATCGACCAAGGCCTCACGACACTGCAGCATGCGGTCTACGCAACCCGGGAGGCAACCAGCGGCAAGCCGCTCGTGGTCACCGAAACCGGCTGGCCCTCAGCCGGGCCCACTTTCGGAGAGGCCGTGGCCAGCCTGGAGAACCAGGAGAAGTACTTCAACGAGGCTGTCCCGTGGCTGCTTCAGGAGAAGATCCCCTACGTCTGGTTCTCCGGATGGGACGAGCCAGGGGACGAACAGGACTTCGGGGTCTTCCTTCCCGATGGCACGGCGAAGTTCCCGCTGACCCGGTAG
- a CDS encoding IS3 family transposase: protein MSFIDAHDFPAGLVLRVLGVPTSTYYDWRTRQGAPSRRQLDDAALLEQIVKIRAVNEFAATYGSPRVWLELRRQDVRVGRKRVERLMREHGLQGAHLRRGWKHGCTRQGPSHRPAPDLLERDFTAPAPNRVWVADLTGIVTGEGVLWLASMRDAFSNRVVGWATDPRATTTLVLTALNHALRSRNLRTGQLIFHSDKGAQYTALRFIQRLVDAGVAPSTGSTGDSYDNALAENLWSTIKIELLYWPGTTFATRIEAEHALIRYLDGWYNPRRIQARLGGLSPDEYEDTYHRAQCDDHR from the coding sequence ATGAGCTTCATCGACGCCCATGACTTCCCCGCCGGTCTCGTACTACGGGTCCTCGGCGTGCCGACCTCGACCTACTACGACTGGCGCACCCGCCAGGGCGCTCCGTCGCGGCGGCAGCTCGACGACGCCGCCCTGCTCGAGCAGATCGTGAAGATCCGAGCCGTGAACGAGTTCGCCGCCACCTACGGCTCCCCGAGGGTCTGGCTCGAGCTGCGCCGCCAGGACGTACGAGTCGGACGCAAACGCGTCGAACGCCTCATGCGTGAACATGGCCTGCAGGGCGCGCACCTGCGCCGCGGCTGGAAACACGGCTGCACTCGCCAGGGCCCGTCGCACCGGCCCGCGCCGGACCTGCTCGAACGCGACTTCACCGCGCCCGCCCCGAACCGCGTCTGGGTGGCCGACCTGACCGGCATCGTCACCGGCGAGGGCGTGCTCTGGCTCGCGTCGATGCGCGACGCGTTCTCCAACCGGGTCGTCGGCTGGGCCACCGACCCCCGCGCCACCACGACGCTGGTGCTGACCGCGCTCAACCATGCCCTGCGTTCCCGGAACCTCCGCACCGGTCAGTTGATCTTTCACAGCGACAAGGGAGCTCAATACACGGCGCTGCGGTTCATCCAGCGGCTGGTCGACGCCGGGGTCGCACCCTCGACCGGGTCCACTGGGGACAGCTACGACAACGCTCTGGCCGAAAACCTGTGGTCGACGATCAAGATCGAGCTGTTGTACTGGCCGGGTACGACCTTCGCCACCCGCATCGAGGCCGAGCACGCCCTGATCCGCTACCTGGACGGCTGGTACAACCCCCGCCGGATCCAGGCCCGCCTTGGCGGGCTCTCACCCGACGAGTACGAAGACACCTACCATCGCGCCCAGTGCGACGATCACAGATAA
- a CDS encoding transposase, whose protein sequence is MPAPKKYPDELRERAVRLYRESDPRPSFRTLGEQLNVHPEALRNWVRQAEADDGQRRDRPTTDMLAENRRLARENAELRRVNEVLRAASAYFASEIGPTRRWS, encoded by the coding sequence GTGCCGGCACCGAAGAAGTACCCCGATGAACTGCGCGAACGCGCCGTCCGCCTCTATCGGGAGTCTGACCCGCGGCCCTCGTTCCGCACGCTGGGCGAGCAACTGAACGTCCACCCCGAGGCCCTGCGCAACTGGGTCCGCCAGGCCGAGGCCGACGACGGCCAACGACGTGATCGGCCGACCACCGACATGCTGGCCGAGAACCGCCGGTTGGCGCGCGAGAACGCCGAGCTGCGGCGGGTCAACGAGGTCCTGCGCGCGGCGAGCGCCTATTTCGCCAGCGAGATCGGCCCGACCCGGAGGTGGTCATGA
- a CDS encoding IS3 family transposase, with the protein MFEFLEIWHNRQRRHSRLGWLTPIEFENTTVVA; encoded by the coding sequence ATCTTCGAGTTCCTCGAGATCTGGCACAACCGCCAACGCCGTCACAGCCGACTGGGATGGTTGACTCCGATAGAGTTCGAGAACACAACCGTCGTGGCATGA
- a CDS encoding UbiA family prenyltransferase: MTALRRLFARAGTTAARVDTRAVRSPAQGYRSLIVREFRLTSRMLAHNMLLVLLPTVMFALAAAAYTHASILGMAAGVGKAALLSMLFGYVFDSSNQALGAEEDRRNKPYRPIPAGLTDERGLMLRFVAAMPVYTLVGWLLGALPWVLLFQLSIIAQLLWASPRYYMWWKTPANISGSLTQLATGWSVVAALDSTAWTWIVTISIYLPITGVYEDVRDAEGDLAVGRRTAPLVFGPTPIRWWFAVLALLLPLVVYVLLVHPARAALWRELLALGVITILAWWCAARALAYRNTRADRLTYQLFTLTWAMCLAAAPLLWW; this comes from the coding sequence GTGACTGCGCTGAGGCGTCTCTTCGCCCGTGCCGGCACCACCGCCGCCCGCGTGGACACGCGGGCGGTTCGTTCGCCGGCACAAGGGTATCGAAGCTTGATTGTGCGGGAGTTTCGGCTGACCAGTCGGATGCTCGCCCACAATATGCTGCTGGTCCTGCTACCCACGGTGATGTTCGCTCTTGCCGCTGCTGCCTACACCCACGCCAGTATCCTTGGCATGGCCGCTGGCGTCGGAAAGGCGGCGCTCCTGAGCATGTTGTTCGGCTATGTTTTCGACAGTTCGAACCAGGCCCTCGGAGCGGAAGAGGACCGCCGGAACAAGCCCTACCGCCCGATCCCAGCAGGGCTTACCGATGAACGTGGGCTCATGCTGCGGTTCGTTGCCGCGATGCCCGTGTACACCCTGGTCGGGTGGCTGCTCGGCGCGCTGCCGTGGGTACTGCTGTTCCAACTCAGCATCATCGCGCAGCTTCTGTGGGCTTCCCCCCGCTACTACATGTGGTGGAAAACTCCGGCCAACATTTCCGGCTCGCTCACCCAATTGGCGACCGGCTGGAGTGTTGTCGCCGCGCTGGACTCCACGGCATGGACGTGGATCGTCACGATCTCGATCTACCTCCCGATCACGGGCGTCTACGAAGATGTGCGTGACGCTGAAGGCGACCTTGCCGTCGGTCGGCGCACCGCGCCGCTGGTGTTCGGGCCCACGCCGATCCGCTGGTGGTTCGCTGTGTTGGCGCTCCTGCTTCCCCTTGTCGTCTACGTCCTACTGGTCCACCCGGCCAGAGCAGCGCTGTGGCGCGAACTGCTGGCCCTCGGCGTGATCACGATCCTCGCCTGGTGGTGCGCCGCGCGAGCCTTGGCCTATCGCAACACCCGCGCCGACCGGCTCACCTACCAGTTATTCACCCTTACCTGGGCGATGTGCCTTGCGGCGGCTCCGCTGCTGTGGTGGTAG
- a CDS encoding polyprenyl synthetase family protein, with the protein MFHADHAAIAVELVHNFSLVHDDVIDRDVTRRGRPTVWAAYGEPAAVLTGDALMALAFQVLGRGQHARLVPRLCRAVQDLVEGEALDVAYETCEDVSVADYVQMARLKTGALFGAACALGAAACGADPVVADHLDRYGQALGLAFQISDDLLGLFGDPRRTGKPVGGDLRQRKRTYPVLAALSSPHPAAARLTEAYRDIKDLEPAELAELTVLIDETGACAAARLTAREAIDQAEAHLRAAVPNPARTASLRALGALVVDRSR; encoded by the coding sequence ATGTTCCATGCCGATCACGCCGCGATAGCTGTCGAGTTGGTTCACAATTTCTCGCTGGTCCACGACGACGTCATCGACCGGGACGTCACTCGGCGGGGCCGGCCCACGGTGTGGGCCGCATACGGGGAGCCGGCCGCGGTGCTGACCGGGGATGCGCTCATGGCGCTTGCGTTTCAGGTACTTGGACGAGGCCAGCATGCCCGTCTGGTGCCCCGGCTGTGCCGGGCCGTGCAGGATCTCGTCGAGGGCGAGGCCCTCGACGTCGCGTACGAGACCTGTGAGGACGTGTCAGTGGCCGACTATGTGCAGATGGCGCGGCTGAAGACCGGTGCCCTCTTCGGTGCAGCCTGTGCATTGGGGGCGGCTGCGTGCGGTGCCGATCCTGTGGTCGCCGATCACCTTGATCGGTACGGGCAGGCGTTGGGGTTGGCGTTCCAGATCAGCGACGACCTGCTCGGCCTGTTCGGTGATCCGCGCCGGACCGGCAAACCGGTCGGTGGAGATCTTCGCCAACGTAAACGGACATACCCGGTGCTGGCTGCGCTCTCCTCGCCCCACCCGGCCGCTGCCCGGCTCACCGAGGCATACCGAGACATCAAGGACCTTGAGCCGGCTGAGCTAGCTGAGCTCACGGTGCTGATCGACGAGACCGGCGCGTGTGCCGCAGCGCGTCTGACTGCCCGTGAGGCCATCGACCAAGCCGAGGCTCATCTGCGCGCGGCCGTACCGAATCCAGCCCGGACGGCGTCGCTGCGCGCCTTGGGCGCGCTCGTTGTCGACCGCAGCCGGTGA
- a CDS encoding terpene synthase family protein encodes MPNVETGMLPKQYQRTSTPDINPAWQEAENAFVSYARKTGMLTGQADTTVMLSFGFGRFTGWAYPNMPTYELNLLTQWHYWLTVADDVADAMNSPHDAHRLRRHILDATSTRLPPEQGGPVAASFHHLWWRTAPAQSTEWQQRARASLALYLSAWASQSDNRSRGHIVTTHEYIDIRRRAVGLDINTDVLEAVHHITLPAPLFATSSFRELRNCFVDANAWFNDYYSYEREATSGENHNLAIVLAHNQRMPPGQALDRVLEMINTRLTTFLQIERELPDLVAALGYPDEVATEVLRYTQALRDYTYGHVAWSSTSTRYNDQQLRATEWNRAHHSNDHPARTE; translated from the coding sequence GTGCCGAACGTCGAGACGGGCATGCTGCCCAAGCAGTACCAGCGCACCAGCACCCCGGATATCAACCCCGCGTGGCAGGAGGCAGAGAATGCCTTCGTATCCTACGCCCGCAAGACCGGGATGCTCACTGGGCAAGCGGACACCACAGTGATGCTGTCCTTCGGGTTCGGCCGGTTCACCGGATGGGCCTACCCGAACATGCCCACATACGAGCTGAACCTGTTGACACAGTGGCATTACTGGCTCACCGTCGCCGACGACGTGGCGGACGCCATGAACAGCCCGCACGACGCCCATCGCCTGCGCCGCCATATCCTGGACGCCACTTCCACCCGCCTGCCGCCCGAACAAGGCGGCCCTGTTGCTGCCTCATTCCATCACTTGTGGTGGCGCACCGCCCCCGCACAAAGCACCGAGTGGCAGCAGCGCGCCCGAGCCTCGCTGGCCCTGTACCTGTCCGCGTGGGCATCCCAGTCCGACAACCGGTCGCGTGGACACATCGTGACGACTCACGAGTACATCGACATTCGCCGCCGCGCCGTCGGCCTGGACATCAACACGGATGTCCTTGAAGCGGTGCACCACATCACGCTTCCCGCACCCTTGTTCGCCACCAGTTCATTCAGAGAGCTGCGGAACTGCTTCGTGGACGCCAACGCCTGGTTCAACGACTACTACTCCTACGAGCGCGAAGCGACATCGGGCGAAAACCACAACCTGGCCATCGTCCTCGCACACAACCAGCGCATGCCCCCGGGACAGGCCCTGGACCGCGTCCTGGAAATGATCAACACACGGTTGACGACCTTCCTGCAGATCGAGCGTGAACTCCCCGATCTCGTCGCCGCCTTGGGCTACCCAGACGAGGTCGCCACCGAGGTCCTGCGATACACCCAAGCCCTGCGGGACTACACCTACGGACACGTCGCGTGGTCCTCGACCAGCACCCGGTACAACGACCAGCAACTGCGCGCAACCGAATGGAACCGGGCGCACCACAGCAACGACCATCCAGCCCGCACCGAATGA
- a CDS encoding cytochrome P450, producing MLLIPPLDRLPTPGNHASLRARTRMRRTCDRIIAGRRADGTDHGLTDAEISDTIIGVFLAGTETTASALAWALELLALRPGIQQRLHTEVDTVLCGAPATHTDLPRLALTERIITEALRLYSPGWFVTRTVTEDTHLGKYPLPAGTSVAYSPYLIHHRPDLYANSETFDPDRWNPRHPQPPPGPPRTGSSTETA from the coding sequence ATGTTGCTGATTCCGCCGCTGGATCGGCTCCCCACTCCAGGCAACCACGCCTCCCTCCGCGCACGCACTCGCATGCGCCGCACCTGCGACCGGATCATCGCCGGGCGGCGCGCCGACGGCACCGACCACGGCCTGACCGACGCGGAAATCAGCGACACGATCATCGGCGTCTTCCTGGCCGGGACGGAGACCACCGCAAGTGCCCTGGCGTGGGCGCTGGAGTTGCTGGCCCTGCGCCCCGGGATCCAGCAGAGGCTGCACACCGAGGTCGACACCGTCCTGTGTGGAGCCCCGGCCACGCACACCGACCTGCCCCGCCTGGCACTGACCGAACGCATCATCACCGAAGCTCTCCGACTGTACTCCCCGGGCTGGTTCGTGACCCGCACGGTCACCGAAGACACACACCTGGGCAAATACCCACTACCCGCCGGTACCAGCGTCGCCTACAGCCCCTACCTCATCCACCACCGACCCGATCTCTACGCCAACTCCGAAACCTTCGACCCCGACCGCTGGAACCCGAGACACCCCCAACCACCACCAGGTCCGCCCCGCACTGGGAGCAGCACTGAGACCGCGTGA